From Chloracidobacterium sp. N, the proteins below share one genomic window:
- a CDS encoding IS607 family transposase, protein MLVESTISTGKAAKLLGVSVKTLQRWEREGRLIPVARTDSNRRLYTETQIREFIGLRQANHAPTKLVAYCRVSSAAQKPDLADQRKVLEEFVVAKGLAGVEFIEEVGGGLNFRRKRFLALMDEIGRREVRMLILAHRDRLTRFGFEWFEHYAQTHGCEVLVLNQERLSPEQEMVQDLMTIVRCFSSRLYGLRNYRKKLDEALKQDANDVKKAQQCN, encoded by the coding sequence ATGCTTGTGGAAAGCACTATAAGCACAGGCAAGGCGGCAAAACTCCTTGGTGTCTCGGTCAAGACGTTGCAGCGTTGGGAACGCGAAGGAAGGCTGATTCCGGTGGCCCGAACGGACAGCAACCGCCGCCTCTACACTGAGACGCAGATCCGTGAGTTCATCGGTTTGCGGCAGGCCAACCATGCGCCAACAAAGCTTGTCGCCTACTGTCGGGTATCGAGTGCGGCGCAGAAGCCGGACCTGGCGGATCAGCGCAAAGTGCTGGAAGAGTTCGTGGTGGCGAAGGGATTGGCGGGGGTCGAGTTTATCGAGGAAGTGGGCGGCGGGCTGAACTTCAGGCGCAAGCGGTTTCTGGCCCTTATGGACGAGATCGGGCGACGGGAAGTCAGGATGCTGATCCTCGCTCACCGGGACCGCCTCACCCGTTTCGGCTTTGAGTGGTTCGAACATTACGCCCAAACCCATGGCTGCGAAGTGCTGGTACTCAACCAGGAACGGCTGTCTCCCGAACAGGAAATGGTGCAAGACTTAATGACCATCGTGCGCTGTTTTTCGTCCCGGCTGTACGGTTTGAGGAACTATCGAAAGAAGTTGGATGAAGCGCTGAAACAGGATGCGAATGACGTCAAAAAGGCCCAACAATGCAACTGA
- a CDS encoding RNA-guided endonuclease TnpB family protein: protein MQLTHKIALCPTPEQVDYFKRACGTARRVWNWALNEWNRQYAAGGRPNAMALKKQFNAIKYTDPQWLDENGRPWLQDIHRDAHAQPFAHLAKAWERFFTDLKAGKEAHAPRFKKKGRCRDSFYVANDKFTLEGKTIRLPRIGEVAMTEELRFAGKILGATVSRTADRWFVAIQVEVPDAQFYRRRTSHEVNGIDLGIKAAATISSGEVIEAPKPLKAALRRLEIRSRRLSRKLEAARKAAGFERHARLPEGTRLPVSNNRQKSAAILARLYARMANIRADFTHKLTTRLCRENQALVIEDLNVKGMLQNEKLARAISDVGFGMLRSQLEYKARRYGTHLTIADRWYPSSRLCSICGWKNEALTLRDRTWVCAQCGAHHDRDLNAALNLKRLATETALPVASPSSHGGAAAGTVPAVVGKVTPVRYDGGQQDTSGQEENRAHFCAHS from the coding sequence ATGCAACTGACCCACAAGATTGCTCTTTGTCCGACTCCTGAGCAAGTGGACTACTTCAAGCGCGCCTGCGGCACGGCGCGGCGTGTTTGGAACTGGGCGCTCAATGAGTGGAACAGGCAATACGCAGCAGGCGGCAGGCCAAACGCCATGGCGCTCAAAAAACAGTTCAACGCCATCAAGTACACCGACCCGCAGTGGCTCGATGAGAACGGTCGGCCTTGGTTGCAGGACATTCACCGGGATGCCCACGCCCAGCCGTTTGCCCATCTCGCCAAAGCCTGGGAAAGATTCTTCACCGACCTCAAGGCTGGCAAAGAGGCACACGCACCGCGCTTCAAGAAAAAGGGCCGTTGCCGCGACAGCTTTTATGTTGCCAACGACAAGTTCACCCTGGAAGGCAAGACGATCCGTCTGCCCAGGATCGGTGAAGTCGCCATGACCGAGGAACTGCGCTTCGCGGGCAAGATTTTGGGCGCAACGGTTTCTCGCACCGCGGATCGTTGGTTTGTGGCAATACAGGTCGAGGTGCCTGATGCGCAATTCTATCGGCGTCGCACGTCGCACGAGGTCAACGGCATCGACCTGGGCATCAAGGCTGCCGCAACGATCTCCAGCGGTGAAGTCATCGAGGCGCCAAAGCCGCTCAAAGCAGCGCTGCGCCGTCTGGAAATCCGTAGCCGACGTCTCAGCCGCAAGCTGGAAGCCGCCAGGAAGGCAGCCGGATTTGAACGCCATGCCCGCCTGCCTGAAGGAACGCGCCTGCCGGTATCGAACAACCGGCAGAAGTCCGCTGCGATATTGGCACGGCTCTATGCCCGCATGGCCAATATCCGAGCGGATTTCACCCACAAGCTCACGACTCGACTCTGCCGCGAAAACCAAGCGTTGGTGATCGAGGATTTAAACGTCAAAGGGATGCTGCAGAACGAGAAACTCGCCCGCGCCATCTCTGACGTGGGTTTTGGGATGTTGCGCTCGCAGTTGGAATACAAGGCCCGGCGCTACGGTACTCATCTTACCATCGCTGATCGCTGGTATCCAAGTAGCCGACTGTGCTCCATCTGTGGCTGGAAGAACGAGGCGCTGACATTGAGAGATCGAACATGGGTGTGTGCTCAATGTGGTGCGCACCATGACCGTGACCTCAATGCGGCGCTGAACCTGAAACGGCTGGCAACCGAAACTGCCCTACCCGTGGCGAGTCCGTCCAGCCATGGCGGCGCTGCGGCGGGGACCGTCCCCGCCGTAGTCGGGAAAGTCACGCCTGTCAGATACGACGGTGGTCAACAGGACACGTCGGGGCAGGAAGAGAACCGTGCGCACTTTTGCGCACATTCTTGA
- a CDS encoding DEAD/DEAH box helicase yields MNRSTPSALPVAPVSSRPGDGAADSVSQRIAEAFAPEVRERGEALLREGRVTAVEAHGDTITANVRGRMTYRVELLRDDDVLVVSCTCPYFEEGQVCKHIWATVRLAEQEEHVLPPPAGRPFRLLMAELERLDEGDGLDDVAGGTPVSSNGSTSGSAALPAVSTAGWRRWFARLGQQARLAATDVAEQEILYFINLARTLAHGMLVVDVFSRTRKLDGEWGRLRASGLTVGQIATLPDERDRQALALLSGIREHVDWEQAMDAAPVPSSVRIPTTALTVVMPLLCATGRCWLQTADEADAPAQVVQRPPLQWEPEGWRMQLEVRQVETPPHYVLVGGLRRGEAWLPLSAPRLLLAGGLVFSEVSVAPLQDEGVFYWIGLLRKSDAVRIPLEDGPDLVEKLLRLPTLPPVTLPEDLRFETCQGQPLPVLRLRAGEGRPGEGWLGATLGFEYEGHWLEATSVQPGIFDAPRRRFIRRDLVRERAAAEQLRALGLRPDRSQAGTPEYRVPVKRLPALVRDLVLQGWRIESEGRLFRPLQSFALEVRSGVDWFELHGNCDFGTATAHLPELLRALRQGETVVTLSDGSLGVLSEEWFERYGFLATLGEVEDGHLRFSSAQISLLDTLLAAQPEVRVDTRFQALREQLHRFSGVEPALEPPGFVGELRPYQREGLGWLLFLQRFGFGGCLADAMGLGKTAQTLALLETRRVRRQTESLPPSLVVAPRSLVFNWRQEAEKFTPRMRVLEHTGVGRARSIEQFADYDLILTTYGTLRRDILLLKDFAFDYAILDEAQAIKNARSESAKAARLLNCRHRLALSGTPVENHLGELWSLFEFLNPGMLGAASVFQLTASGGRTVDAELQPLLARALRPFILRRTKEQVARDLPPKTEQTIYCEMEPEQRQAYNELRDHYRRTLLGLVDTKGLQRTRIQILEALLRLRQAACHPGLLDPARVEGPSAKLDTFFMHLAEVLESGSKVLVFSQFTSLLALIRKRLDADGITYEYLDGRTRNRQERVERFQQDPNCQLFLISLRAGGQGLNLTAAEYVFLLDPWWNPAVEAQAIDRAHRIGQVRPVFAYRLIVRDTVEEKVLELQATKRELADAIITADNSLLRQLERADLELLLS; encoded by the coding sequence ATGAACCGTTCCACGCCGTCCGCCCTGCCCGTCGCGCCTGTTTCTTCCCGGCCGGGAGATGGCGCTGCCGATTCCGTTTCGCAGCGGATTGCCGAAGCGTTTGCGCCGGAGGTGCGCGAACGTGGGGAGGCACTGCTGCGTGAAGGCCGGGTGACAGCCGTCGAAGCCCATGGCGACACGATAACGGCCAACGTTCGGGGGCGGATGACCTACCGGGTCGAGTTGCTGCGCGACGATGATGTGCTCGTGGTGTCCTGTACCTGCCCCTATTTCGAGGAAGGGCAGGTCTGCAAGCATATCTGGGCGACAGTCCGCCTTGCCGAGCAGGAGGAACACGTGCTGCCACCGCCCGCCGGGCGGCCCTTCCGGCTGTTGATGGCCGAGCTGGAGCGCCTGGATGAAGGCGATGGGTTGGACGACGTGGCCGGTGGCACCCCGGTGTCTTCCAACGGGAGCACGTCCGGGAGCGCGGCGCTCCCGGCTGTTTCAACCGCTGGCTGGCGGCGCTGGTTTGCCCGGCTTGGGCAGCAGGCCCGCCTGGCGGCGACGGATGTCGCCGAACAGGAAATCCTCTACTTCATCAACCTGGCACGGACGCTCGCCCACGGCATGCTCGTCGTGGATGTGTTTTCGCGCACACGCAAACTCGATGGCGAGTGGGGCCGGCTACGGGCGTCAGGCCTGACCGTCGGCCAGATTGCGACCCTGCCCGATGAGCGGGACCGGCAGGCGCTCGCCCTGCTGAGCGGCATTCGGGAGCATGTGGACTGGGAGCAGGCGATGGATGCCGCGCCGGTGCCGTCATCGGTGCGAATTCCCACCACCGCGTTGACGGTTGTCATGCCGTTGCTGTGCGCCACCGGGCGGTGCTGGTTGCAGACGGCGGATGAGGCCGACGCCCCGGCGCAGGTCGTGCAGCGTCCACCCCTGCAGTGGGAGCCGGAAGGGTGGCGGATGCAGCTTGAGGTCCGGCAGGTGGAAACGCCGCCGCACTATGTGCTGGTCGGCGGGCTGCGCCGGGGGGAGGCGTGGCTGCCGCTGTCAGCGCCCCGGCTGCTGCTGGCCGGTGGACTTGTGTTCTCGGAGGTTTCCGTCGCGCCGCTCCAGGATGAAGGCGTTTTTTACTGGATTGGCCTGCTGCGCAAGTCAGACGCGGTGCGGATTCCCCTCGAAGACGGCCCCGACCTGGTGGAAAAGCTGTTACGGCTGCCGACGCTGCCGCCGGTGACGCTGCCGGAAGACCTGCGGTTTGAAACCTGCCAGGGGCAGCCCCTGCCGGTGCTGCGGCTGCGGGCCGGTGAAGGGCGTCCCGGTGAGGGCTGGTTGGGGGCAACGTTGGGTTTTGAGTACGAAGGTCACTGGCTGGAAGCCACAAGCGTCCAGCCGGGCATCTTTGATGCTCCCCGGCGGCGCTTCATCCGGCGCGATCTCGTCCGGGAACGGGCGGCGGCTGAGCAGTTGCGGGCGTTGGGTCTGCGCCCGGACCGCAGTCAGGCGGGAACGCCGGAATACCGGGTTCCGGTCAAACGTCTGCCGGCGCTGGTGCGCGATCTGGTGCTGCAGGGGTGGCGGATTGAGTCGGAAGGGCGTTTGTTTCGTCCACTTCAGAGTTTTGCGCTGGAAGTCCGTTCCGGGGTGGACTGGTTCGAGCTGCACGGCAACTGTGATTTTGGAACGGCGACGGCCCACCTGCCGGAACTCCTCCGGGCGTTGCGGCAGGGGGAGACGGTGGTTACGCTGTCCGATGGCTCGCTGGGTGTACTGTCTGAGGAATGGTTCGAGCGGTATGGCTTTCTGGCGACGCTGGGCGAAGTGGAAGACGGTCATCTGCGGTTTTCCAGCGCCCAGATCAGCCTGCTGGATACCCTGCTGGCGGCACAGCCGGAAGTGCGGGTGGACACCCGCTTTCAGGCGCTGCGTGAACAACTGCACCGTTTCAGCGGTGTTGAGCCGGCACTGGAACCTCCCGGTTTTGTCGGCGAGTTGCGTCCCTACCAGCGGGAAGGGCTGGGCTGGCTGCTGTTTCTGCAGCGGTTTGGGTTTGGCGGCTGTCTGGCCGATGCCATGGGACTGGGGAAAACGGCGCAGACCCTGGCGCTGCTCGAAACCCGGCGGGTACGGCGGCAGACCGAAAGCCTGCCGCCCTCGCTCGTGGTGGCACCCCGGTCGCTGGTGTTCAACTGGCGGCAGGAAGCCGAGAAGTTCACACCCCGGATGCGGGTGCTGGAGCACACCGGTGTGGGCCGGGCGCGCTCCATTGAGCAGTTTGCCGACTACGATCTCATTCTGACGACCTACGGCACGCTGCGCCGCGATATTCTGCTGCTCAAGGACTTTGCCTTCGACTACGCCATCCTGGACGAAGCCCAGGCCATCAAGAATGCCCGCAGTGAATCGGCCAAGGCCGCGCGCCTGCTCAACTGCCGCCACCGGTTGGCGCTGAGCGGGACGCCGGTGGAAAACCACCTGGGGGAGTTGTGGAGTCTGTTCGAGTTTCTCAATCCGGGCATGCTCGGCGCGGCCTCGGTGTTTCAACTCACGGCGTCTGGCGGGCGGACGGTGGATGCCGAGCTGCAACCGCTGCTGGCCCGTGCGCTGCGGCCGTTCATCCTGCGCCGCACGAAAGAGCAGGTGGCGCGCGACCTGCCGCCCAAGACCGAGCAGACGATTTACTGCGAAATGGAACCTGAGCAGCGCCAGGCGTACAACGAACTCCGTGACCACTACCGCCGGACCCTGCTGGGCCTGGTGGATACCAAAGGGCTTCAGCGCACGCGCATTCAGATTCTGGAGGCGCTGCTGCGGCTGCGGCAGGCGGCCTGCCATCCGGGGCTGCTCGATCCGGCGCGGGTGGAGGGCCCCAGCGCCAAGCTCGACACGTTTTTCATGCATCTGGCGGAAGTGCTCGAAAGTGGCTCCAAGGTGCTGGTCTTTTCACAGTTTACCAGTCTGCTGGCGCTGATTCGGAAGCGCCTCGACGCCGACGGCATCACGTACGAATACCTCGATGGACGTACGCGCAACCGCCAGGAACGGGTGGAGCGCTTCCAGCAGGACCCGAACTGTCAGCTTTTTCTCATCAGCCTGCGGGCTGGCGGGCAGGGCCTCAATCTTACGGCGGCGGAGTATGTGTTTTTGCTCGATCCGTGGTGGAATCCGGCCGTAGAGGCCCAGGCCATTGACCGCGCGCACCGGATTGGGCAGGTGCGCCCGGTATTTGCCTACCGGCTCATCGTCCGGGATACCGTCGAGGAAAAAGTCCTGGAGTTGCAGGCGACCAAGCGGGAGCTTGCCGACGCCATCATTACGGCCGACAATAGCCTTCTGCGCCAGCTCGAACGCGCCGACCTTGAACTGCTGCTTTCGTAA
- a CDS encoding nucleotidyltransferase family protein gives MALRIELSHEAIADFCRRWRIREFAIFGSALREDFRPDSDVDVLVTFEPGVHWGFHDQSEMTRELESLFGRKVDLVERRLVEQSRNYIRRKHILSHLEHIYVA, from the coding sequence ATGGCCCTGCGCATTGAACTGTCACACGAAGCGATTGCCGATTTTTGTCGGCGCTGGCGCATCAGGGAATTCGCCATCTTCGGTTCAGCATTGCGCGAGGATTTCCGGCCCGATAGCGATGTGGATGTGTTGGTCACTTTTGAGCCGGGTGTCCACTGGGGGTTTCATGACCAGTCGGAGATGACCCGTGAACTGGAGTCTTTGTTCGGACGCAAGGTGGACTTGGTCGAACGGCGACTGGTTGAGCAGAGCAGGAACTATATCCGGCGCAAACATATCCTGAGTCACCTGGAGCACATCTATGTGGCGTGA
- a CDS encoding DUF86 domain-containing protein — MWRDSALLLDMLIAARESREFCKDLTWEVFQQSSLHQHAIAKVLENIGEAARKVSDETRAAHPEIPWFQIIGLRHRIAHDYFHLDLTRMWEIVQHDVPALIGMIEPLVPPEEP, encoded by the coding sequence ATGTGGCGTGACTCGGCTCTTTTGCTCGACATGCTCATTGCTGCCCGAGAATCCCGCGAGTTCTGTAAGGACCTGACCTGGGAGGTATTTCAACAGAGTTCCCTGCACCAGCACGCTATCGCCAAGGTCTTGGAGAACATTGGTGAGGCAGCGCGCAAGGTCTCCGACGAGACGAGAGCCGCGCATCCTGAGATTCCGTGGTTCCAGATCATTGGACTGCGCCACCGAATCGCCCACGATTACTTTCACCTTGACCTGACGAGAATGTGGGAGATTGTCCAACATGATGTGCCGGCGTTGATCGGGATGATTGAGCCACTGGTGCCCCCGGAGGAACCATGA
- the fahA gene encoding fumarylacetoacetase produces the protein MLDFTHDAGRQSWVASANTADTDFPLQNLPLGRFSESAQPVPRLGVAIGDQVLDLTRLATTLSPAEAGAAAAFFAACATGDMAAVCALPPEQVTAGRRWLSDALWEGAADVTTRQARLSPWLLPQAAVTMHRPLEFKNYTDFYASVFHATNVGAMFRPDNPLLPNYKYIPIGYHGRASSVVVSGTPVRRPQGQTRPDPEALPVFGPSRLLDYELEVGMLVGRGNRLGEPIPIAEAEGHIFGLCLLNDWSARDIQAWEYQPLGPFLSKSFATSVSPWVVTRDALAPFRCPAMARPEGDPAPLDYLWDGADQAGGGFDVTLEVFLTTARMREQGLPPVRLSQSRLRDLYWTPAQMIAHHTSNGCDLQPGDLLGSGTVSGPTKDARGCLLELTWRGSEPLALPSGETRRFLEDGDEVTLRGFCKRDGFRRIGFGECRGRIAG, from the coding sequence ATGCTTGATTTCACCCACGACGCCGGCCGCCAGAGTTGGGTCGCGTCAGCCAACACGGCCGATACGGATTTTCCCCTTCAGAACCTGCCTTTGGGACGTTTTTCGGAATCTGCTCAGCCAGTGCCCCGGCTGGGTGTCGCCATTGGCGATCAGGTGCTTGATCTGACCCGCCTGGCGACGACGCTTTCGCCTGCGGAAGCCGGCGCTGCCGCCGCGTTTTTTGCGGCTTGTGCCACTGGTGACATGGCCGCCGTGTGCGCCTTGCCGCCGGAGCAGGTAACGGCCGGGCGGCGCTGGCTCTCCGACGCCCTGTGGGAAGGGGCGGCCGATGTCACAACCCGGCAGGCGCGGTTGTCGCCCTGGTTGTTGCCCCAGGCGGCTGTGACCATGCACCGGCCGCTGGAGTTCAAAAACTACACGGATTTTTACGCCTCGGTCTTTCACGCGACGAACGTTGGCGCGATGTTCCGTCCTGACAATCCGCTGCTGCCGAACTACAAGTACATTCCGATTGGCTATCACGGGCGGGCATCGTCGGTGGTCGTCAGTGGGACGCCCGTCCGGCGGCCGCAGGGGCAGACCCGTCCCGACCCGGAAGCGCTGCCGGTTTTTGGCCCTTCACGCCTGCTCGACTATGAGTTGGAGGTTGGCATGCTCGTCGGGCGGGGCAACCGGCTTGGCGAGCCGATTCCCATTGCCGAAGCGGAAGGGCATATCTTTGGTCTGTGTCTGCTCAATGACTGGTCGGCGCGGGACATTCAGGCGTGGGAGTACCAGCCGCTGGGGCCGTTTCTTTCCAAAAGTTTTGCCACGAGTGTTTCGCCGTGGGTGGTGACGCGGGATGCTCTGGCGCCGTTCCGCTGTCCGGCGATGGCGCGGCCGGAGGGTGATCCGGCGCCGCTCGATTACCTGTGGGATGGAGCCGACCAGGCCGGCGGGGGCTTTGATGTCACGCTGGAAGTTTTTTTGACCACGGCCCGGATGCGGGAGCAGGGACTGCCGCCGGTACGGTTGAGCCAGAGCCGGTTGCGTGATCTCTACTGGACGCCGGCGCAGATGATCGCCCATCACACGAGCAACGGCTGTGATCTTCAGCCGGGGGACCTGCTGGGGAGCGGCACGGTTTCGGGCCCGACGAAAGACGCGCGGGGGTGTTTGCTGGAGCTGACCTGGCGGGGCAGCGAACCACTGGCGTTGCCGTCCGGCGAGACGCGCCGCTTCCTGGAAGATGGCGATGAAGTGACGCTGCGGGGCTTTTGTAAGCGCGATGGCTTCCGGCGGATTGGCTTTGGGGAGTGCCGCGGGCGCATTGCAGGCTAG